In Carassius gibelio isolate Cgi1373 ecotype wild population from Czech Republic chromosome B2, carGib1.2-hapl.c, whole genome shotgun sequence, a single genomic region encodes these proteins:
- the LOC127950921 gene encoding lipoamide acyltransferase component of branched-chain alpha-keto acid dehydrogenase complex, mitochondrial has translation MAAVTPVRCSLTLLRRLPWVVSHRLQQCPRLQALGPSAVFHISTPHTSVHWRGFRCSHVASGQVLPFRLSDIGEGIMEVTVKEWYVKEGDRVSQFDSICEVQSDKASVTITSRYDGIVRKLYYDVDAIAKVGSPLVDIETDKILEGIPEEDVVETPAISHEQSHQELEGQKTQATPAVRRLAMENNIKLSEVVGTGKDGRILKEDIISFLAKQTGAILPYEVQKTPSPTADTPPKEKMPIMAPPAIQRPVFTGKDKTEPLNGFQKAMVKTMSAALKIPHFGYCDEVDLTQLVRLRSELKALAESRGVKLSYMPFFIKAASLGLLQFPVLNACVDEDCQNITFKASHNIGVAMDTPQGLLVPNVKSVQALSVYEIAVELNRLQALGSAGQLGTADLTGGTFTLSNIGSIGGTYAKPVILPPEVAIGALGKIQELPRLNSCDEVVKAYIMNVSWSADHRIIDGATMSRFSNLWRSYLENPASMVLDLK, from the exons ATGGCGGCGGTGACACCAGTGCGGTGTTCTCTGACATTACTGAGACGTCTG CCGTGGGTTGTGTCCCATCGTCTCCAGCAGTGTCCCAGGCTCCAGGCTCTTGGACCGAGCGCTGTATTTCACATCTCCACACCCCACACTTCAGTCCACTGGAGAGGCTTCAGATGCAGCCATG TGGCCTCTGGACAGGTGCTGCCGTTCAGGCTCTCAGACATCGGAGAGGGAATAATGGaagtgacagtaaaagaatg GTATGTCAAAGAAGGGGACCGAGTCTCCCAGTTTGACAGCATTTGTGAAGTCCAGAGCGACAAAGCATCCGTCACCATCACGAGCCGTTATGACGGGATCGTCCGTAAACTGTATTATGACGTAGATGCTATCGCAAAAGTTGGTTCACCTCTGGTGGACATCGAAACGGACAAAATACTGG AGGGCATCCCAGAGGAAGATGTGGTAGAGACTCCAGCAATATCCCATGAGCAATCACATCAGGAACTCGAGGGCCAAAAAACCCAGGCCACACCAGCGGTGCGCCGTCTGGCCATGGAGAACAAT ATTAAACTGAGTGAGGTGGTCGGGACAGGAAAAGACGGCCGTATTTTGAAAGAGGACATTATCAGTTTCTTAGCCAAGCAGACAGGAGCTATCCTCCCGTATGAAGTCCAGAAAACCCCATCACCCACAGCAGATACCCCACCCAAAGAAAAGATGCCCATCATGGCTCCTCCGGCCATCCAGAGACCCGTCTTCACTGGGAAAGACAAGACAGAGCCTCTGAACG GTTTCCAGAAGGCCATGGTGAAGACCATGTCTGCTGCTCTGAAGATTCCTCACTTCGGTTACTGTGATGAGGTTGACCTGACGCAGCTAGTGCGGTTACGCTCCGAGCTGAAGGCCCTGGCCGAGTCTCGCGGGGTCAAACTCAGCTACATGCCTTTCTTCATCAAG GCCGCGTCACTCGGACTCTTGCAGTTTCCTGTTCTCAATGCCTGTGTGGATGAAGACTGCCAGAACATAACATTCAAG GCGTCTCATAACATCGGCGTAGCGATGGACACTCCTCAGGGCCTCCTGGTGCCCAATGTGAAGAGCGTTCAGGCTCTCAGTGTTTATGAGATTGCTGTGGAGCTCAACCGTCTGCAGGCTCTGGGTTCAGCCGGACAGCTGGGCACCGCTGACCTCACTGGAGGAACATTCACACTCTCCAACATCGGCTCG ATTGGCGGGACGTATGCCAAGCCGGTGATTCTGCCGCCGGAGGTGGCCATCGGAGCTTTGGGAAAGATCCAG GAGCTGCCCAGGTTGAACTCCTGTGACGAGGTGGTGAAGGCGTACATCATGAACGTCAGCTGGTCTGCCGATCATCGCATCATTGACGGCGCCACCATGTCCCGCTTCTCCAACCTGTGGCGCTCTTACCTGGAGAACCCAGCTTCCATGGTCCTGGACCTCAAATGA
- the xpr1b gene encoding xenotropic and polytropic retrovirus receptor 1 homolog, with the protein MKFTEHLSAHITPEWRKQYIQYEAFKEMLYSAQDQAPSIEVTDEDTVKRYYAKFEEKFFQTCEKELAKINTFYSEKLAEAQRRFATLQNELQSSLDAQRESSRAAGLRRRRAVFHLSQQERCKHRNIKDLQLAFSEFYLSLILLQNYQNLNFTGFRKILKKHDKIFETARGADWRVAHVEVAPFYTCKKITQLISETETLVTTELEGGDRQKAMKRLRVPPLGAAQPAPGWTTFRVGLYCGVFVALTVTVIITGVVKLVSSEEKHVWPLVRIYRGGFLLIEFLFLLGINTYGWRQAGVNHVLIFELNPRNNLSHQHLFEIAGFLGVLWCVSILSCLFAEYTMIPVQANPLALYGFFFFFLINPFKTCYYKSRFWLLKLLFRVVTAPFHRVGFADFWLADQLNSLVMVLMDLEYMICFYSMELNWLKSEGEHWFKEDERICNSYSYGVRAVIHCLPAWFRFVQCLRRYRDTKRAFPHLANAGKYSTTFFVVIFSALYKTHITLQEGQVFFYLLIASRIINSCYTLLWDLKMDWGLFDRNAGENTLLREEIVYPQKAYYYCAIIEDVILRFAWTIPLSLGVLHPFQNISDILATVLAPLEVFRRFVWNFFRLENEHLNNCGEFRAVRDISVAPLNADDQTLLEQMMDQEDGVRNRQGKKNWKRSYSMSLRRPLLSSQLKVRDTKVLIEDTDDDT; encoded by the exons atgaaaTTCACCGAGCACTTGTCTGCCCACATCACCCCGGAGTGGAGGAAACAATACATTCAATATGAG GCTTTTAAAGAAATGTTGTACTCGGCCCAGGATCAGGCCCCATCAATCGAAG TCACAGATGAAGACACTGTCAAGAGATACTATGCCAAGTTTGAGGAGAAGTTCTTCCAAACGTGTGAGAAGGAGCTGGCCAAAATCAACACATTCTATTCTG AGAAGCTTGCAGAAGCACAGCGGCGATTCGCCACGCTGCAGAATGAGCTGCAGTCTTCTCTGGATGCGCAGCGAGAGAGCAGTCGAGCCGCGGGTCTGCGCCGCCGTCGCGCTGTCTTCCACCTGTCACAGCAGGAGCGCTGTAAACATCGCAATATCAAAGACCTGCAGCTGGCCTTCAGCGAGTTCTACCTCAGCCTCATCCTGCTGCAGAACTACCAG AACCTAAACTTCACAGGCTTTCGGAAGATTTTAAAGAAACATGACAAGATTTTTGAGACTGCACGTGGCGCTGATTGGCGTGTGGCCCATGTTGAAGTGGCTCCTTTTTATACCTGTAAGAAGATCACTCAGCTCATCTCTGAAACCGAG ACCCTTGTTACCACAGAGTTAGAAGGAGGAGACCGACAGAAAGCCATGAAGAGGCTCCGAGTGCCCCCATTGGGAGCAGCACAA CCTGCACCAGGATGGACCACTTTTAGAGTAGGACTCTACTGTGGTGTCTTTGTGGCTCTAACAGTTACCGTCATCATCACGG GTGTGGTGAAACTTGTTAGCAGTGAGGAGAAGCATGTTTGGCCCCTAGTGAGAATTTATCGAGGTGGTTTCCTGCTCATCGAGTTCCTTTTTTTATTGGGCATCAACACATATGGATGGAGGCAGGCTGGAGTCAACCATGTCTTAATATTTGAGCTCAACCCCCGCAATAACCTGTCCCACCAGCATCTCTTTGAG ATTGCTGGTTTCCTTGGAGTTCTTTGGTGTGTTAGTATTCTGTCCTGCCTCTTTGCTGAGTACACAATGATCCCTGTACAAGCGAACCCTCTAGCTCTTTAtgggttcttcttcttcttccttatCAACCCTTTCAAAACGTGCTACTACAAATCTCGCTTTTGGCTACTCAAATTACTG TTTCGAGTGGTCACAGCACCGTTTCACAGAGTGGGGTTTGCTGATTTCTGGCTGGCTGACCAGCTCAACTCTCTAGTTATGGTTCTGATGGACCTGGAGTACATGATCTGCTTCTACAGCATGGAATTGAATTGGTTAAAATCTGAGGGGGAGCACTGGTTTAAAGAGG atgaAAGGATATGTAACTCGTATTCATATGGAGTACGAGCTGTTATCCATTGTTTACCTGCCTGGTTCCGGTTTGTGCAGTGCCTGAGACGTTATCGGGACACAAAGCGTGCCTTCCCTCACCTGGCCAATGCTGGCAAATACTCCACTACCTTCTTTGTGGTGATATTTTCTGCGCTCTATAAGACGCATATAA CTCTTCAAGAAGGTCAGGTCTTCTTTTACCTGCTAATTGCCTCCAGGATCATTAACTCATGCTACACCTTATTGTGGGACCTGAAGATGGATTGGGGACTTTTTGACCGTAATGCAGGGGAGAACACCCTCCTCAGAGAGGAGATTGTATATCCACAGAAA GCTTACTACTACTGTGCCATAATAGAGGATGTGATCTTGCGCTTTGCATGGACCATTCCACTTTCTCTTGGGGTTTTGCATccattccaaaacatttctgATATTTTAGCAACTGTCCTTGCACCACTGGAGGTCTTCAG GCGCTTTGTTTGGAACTTCTTCCGTCTGGAAAACGAGCACCTGAATAACTGTGGTGAGTTCAGAGCTGTGCGGGACATCTCCGTTGCGCCTCTAAATGCTGATGACCAGACGCTGCTGGAGCAGATGATGGACCAGGAGGATGGTGTCAGGAACAGACAGGGAAAGAAGAACTGGAAGAGAAGCTACAGCATGTCCTTGAGAAGACCACTCCTCTCCTCCCA attgaAGGTCCGAGACACCAAAGTCCTGATAGAGGACACCGATGATGACACCTGA